From one Trifolium pratense cultivar HEN17-A07 linkage group LG1, ARS_RC_1.1, whole genome shotgun sequence genomic stretch:
- the LOC123910784 gene encoding RNA-dependent RNA polymerase 1-like, with protein MGKSKTIQLRGFPNDVTALDVKRLVEKYTGEGSVFATIIRECKGRDKKSFANIQFTTAEHATDMMALPSPVRHLLALRYGSYDFKVLEMERDIVPKPREVLACLDDVKLYFGCQISKERFSVLWNESDVRVEFGIGMRKWRFSMRHNDRKFKLELSYENIWKIELHQPQGKTAKYLLIQLLGAPRVYELNIPNSDVDVYNIYNDPLKNYNKDSPDDQWIRAIDFTPCSCIGQSSSICVELPSNRDFPNFRENCAHYEESEGQYTLQIGSPFSSNPDVVPMVAPPQGIRIPFDILFKVNSLVQHGCVSGSELDNHFYRLVDPLRINVDFIEHALEKMYYAKDFCYEPVKWLKDQYRMYLGAKVPPRSPTISLDNGLVYIRRAQITPCKVYFCGPEINVSNRVLRNFHEHIDNFLRVSFVDEELDNLYSADLSTRNSERGRTGIYYRILSILMNGLDIGGKKFEFLAFSSSQLRENSLWMFARTTTGVTADFIRAWMGDFSRIRNVAKYAARLGQSFGSSTETLSVSRDEIEIIPDAKVKHGATEYVFSDGIGKISLELARKVAKKCGYDSIPSAFQIRYGGYKGVVAVDPTSSVKLSLRKSMHKYESDNIKLDVLACSKVQPCYLNRQLITLLSTLDVKDGVFEKKQKEAVDQLNTILTDSTKAQEILDLMSSGEVTNILKEMLICGYKPNVEPFLSMMLQTFRASKLLELRQKTRIFIPKGRAMMGVLDETRTLEYGEVFVQYSNNKLSNISHVVKGKVVVAKNPCLHPGDVRVLTAVDVPDLRHMVDCVVFPQKGRRPHPNECSGSDLDGDIYFVCWDSELIPPRTNEPMEYDSAQPNVLGRDVEIEDVQQYFVNYILNDSLGIIANAHTVHADREPLKAMADPCIKLAKLFSTAVDFPKTGTPAEIPSHLFAREYPDFMEKLDKPTYKSKNVIGKLFREIQGISTKDGSITSFTLEVAKNSYDPDMKFEGFMDYVDDAFYYKSNYDYKLGNLMDYYGIKTESEILSGNIMKMSKSFTKRRDADADAITMAVNSLRKEARSWFNEGGTGVDSGSDDAYAKASAWYHVTYHHHYYGLYNEGMNRDHFLSFPWCVYNLLVQIKKEKVRLRMHASMERSFSHRLRLD; from the exons ATGggtaaaagtaaaacaattcAGTTGAGAGGATTCCCTAATGATGTTACCGCGCTTGATGTAAAGAGACTTGTGGAGAAGTATACCGGTGAAGGAAGTGTATTTGCTACGATAATAAGAGAATGCAAAGGCCGTGATAAAAAATCATTTGCAAATATTCAATTCACTACTGCAGAGCATGCTACAGATATGATGGCGTTACCCTCACCTGTCAGACATTTGTTAGCATTGCGGTACGGGAGCTACGATTTCAAAGTTCTGGAAATGGAAAGAGATATCGTTCCAAAGCCAAGGGAGGTTTTGGCCTGTTTGGATGATGTGAAACTGTATTTTGGCTGTCAGATCTCAAAGGAAAGATTTTCTGTTTTATGGAATGAGTCGGATGTTAGAGTAGAATTTGGGATTGGAATGAGAAAGTGGCGATTCTCTATGCGCCATAACGATAGGAAGTTCAAACTTGAGCTTTCGTATGAGAATATTTGGAAGATTGAGCTGCATCAACCACAGGGTAAAACTGCAAAGTATCTATTGATTCAG TTACTAGGTGCTCCTCGGGTTTATGAGCTTAATATTCCTAATTCAGATGTTGATGTATATAACATATACAATGATCCTTTGAAGAACTATAATAAGGATTCCCCTGATGACCAATGGATTCGTGCAATAGATTTCACTCCTTGCAGTTGTATTGGGCAGTCTTCTTCTATATGTGTAGAGCTTCCTAGTAACAGAGATTTTCCAAATTTTCGGGAAAACTGTGCTCATTATGAGGAAAGTGAGGGTCAATACACATTGCAGATCGGATCACCTTTTTCTTCCAATCCGGATGTTGTCCCTATGGTTGCTCCTCCTCAAGGAATTCGAATTCCATTTGACATCCTGTTTAAGGTCAATTCATTGGTTCAGCACGGGTGTGTTTCAGGTTCTGAACTCGATAATCATTTCTATCGTCTAGTGGATCCACTTAGAATAAACGTCGATTTTATCGAGCATGCCTTAGAGAAGATGTACTATGCAAAGGATTTCTGTTATGAACCAGTAAAATGGCTGAAAGATCAATACAGAATGTACCTTGGTGCAAAAGTCCCACCCCGCTCACCTACTATATCTTTGGATAATGGGTTGGTATACATTCGCAGGGCTCAGATAACACCATGCAAAGTATACTTTTGTGGTCCAGAGATTAATGTCTCGAATCGTGTTCTCCGTAATTTCCATGAACATATCGATAACTTTCTGCGTGTTTCATTTGTTGACGAGGAGTTGGATAATCTGTATTCAGCAGATTTATCTACACGTAATTCTGAGCGTGGGAGAACTGGGATATACTATAGAATTCTTTCCATCCTTATGAATGGCTTAGATATTGGTGGTAAGAAGTTCGAATTTCTAGCTTTCTCATCAAGTCAGTTGCGTGAAAATTCCCTATGGATGTTTGCTCGTACAACAACTGGAGTTACTGCAGATTTCATAAGGGCATGGATGGGAGATTTTAGCCGGATACGAAATGTGGCTAAATATGCTGCTAGACTCGGACAATCTTTTGGTTCGTCTACCGAAACTCTAAGTGTCAGCAGGGACGAAATTGAAATTATTCCTGACGCGAAGGTTAAACACGGTGCAACCGAATATGTCTTCTCTGATGGAATTGGGAAAATATCTCTTGAACTTGCACGGAAGGTGGCTAAAAAATGTGGGTATGATTCAATTCCATCCGCGTTTCAGATTCGATATGGCGGGTACAAAGGAGTTGTGGCTGTTGATCCAACCTCGTCTGTGAAGCTGTCACTGAGGAAGAGTATGCACAAGTATGAATCAGATAACATAAAATTGGATGTTTTGGCATGTAGTAAGGTTCAACCTTGTTATCTGAATCGGCAGTTGATCACTCTCTTATCCACTCTCGATGTCAAGGACGGTGTTTTCGAGAAAAAACAGAAAGAAGCTGTTGATCAACTGAACACAATACTAACAGATTCAACAAAGGCACAGGAGATTTTGGACTTGATGTCTTCCGGAGAGGTCACTAATATTCTGAAGGAGATGCTTATTTGTGGCTACAAGCCTAATGTTGAACCATTTCTTTCGATGATGCTGCAGACATTTAGGGCATCGAAACTGTTGGAATTGCGACAAAAAACTAGGATATTTATTCCAAAAGGAAGAGCAATGATGGGAGTTCTAGATGAAACAAGAACCCTAGAATATGGTGAAGTTTTTGTTCAATATTCTAACAATAAGCTCAGCAATATTTCTCATGTAGTTAAAGGTAAGGTAGTAGTAGCGAAAAACCCCTGCTTGCACCCGGGCGATGTGCGTGTTTTGACGGCTGTGGATGTGCCAGATCTGCGGCACATGGTGGATTGCGTTGTTTTCCCTCAAAAAGGTCGCAG GCCACATCCAAATGAATGTTCCGGAAGCGATCTAGACGGGGACATCTACTTTGTTTGTTGGGATTCTGAATTAATTCCACCTAGAACAAATGAACCAATGGAGTATGATTCTGCACAACCTAATGTATTGGGTCGTGATGTGGAGATCGAG GATGTGCAGCAGTACTTTGTCAATTACATACTCAATGACAGTCTTGGAATAATTGCCAATGCACACACTGTTCATGCAGATAGAGAGCCTCTTAAAGCAATGGCTGATCCGTGTATTAAACTTGCAAAGCTATTCTCAACAGCAGTCGACTTTCCAAAAACCGGTACCCCAGCAGAAATACCTTCTCATCTTTTCGCCAGAGAATATCCAGACTTCATGGAAAAGCTTGACAAACCCACCTACAAATCAAAGAATGTTATAGGAAAACTCTTTAGGGAAATTCAAGGGATTTCGACAAAGGACGGCTCCATTACATCCTTCACACTTGAAGTGGCTAAGAATTCGTATGATCCTGACATGAAATTTGAAGGCTTTATGGATTATGTCGATGATGCATTCTATTACAAAAGCAATTATGACTACAAGTTGGGAAATCTGATGGACTACTATGGTATCAAAACCGAATCAGAAATCCTTAGTGGCAATATTATGAAAATGTCAAAATCTTTCACCAAAAGAAGGGATGCGGATGCGGATGCGATTACTATGGCTGTAAATTCCTTAAGGAAAGAGGCGCGGAGTTGGTTCAATGAAGGCGGCACTGGTGTAGATTCTGGAAGTGATGATGCATATGCAAAAGCTTCTGCTTGGTACCATGTTACTTACCATCATCATTACTATGGTCTGTACAATGAAGGTATGAATAGGGACCATTTTCTAAGCTTTCCATGGTGTGTTTACAATTTGCTTGTGCAAATCAAGAAGGAGAAAGTAAGGTTGAGGATGCATGCTAGCATGGAACGAAGTTTCAGTCATCGCCTGCGCCTTGATTGA
- the LOC123910824 gene encoding RNA-dependent RNA polymerase 1-like: MVKSKTIELYGFPSSVNVSDVKRYVEKLTGEGSVVAMKIRVGKGRIPRAFAIIQFTTARHATFMIALPIRSSSTLRYGSSYLKVREMERDIDPNPRVFLDSLDDVKLYFGCQISKERFSVLWSKADVSVDFGIGMKKWRFSMLHDDKKFKLELSYENIWKVELHQPQGKTAKYLLIQLLGAPRVYELNIPNSDVDVYNIYNDPLKNYNKDSPDDQWIRAIDFTPCSCIGQSSSICVELPSNRDFPNFRENCAHYEESEGQYTLQIGSPFSSNPDVVPMVAPPQGIRIPFDILFKVNSLVQHGCVSGSELDNHFYRLVDPLRINVDFIEHALEKMYYAKDFCYEPVKWLKDQYRMYLGAKAPPRSPTISLDNGLVYIRRAQITPCKVYFCGPEINVSNRVLRNFHEHIDNFLRVSFVDEELDNLYSADLSTRNSERGRTGIYYRILSILMNGLDIGGKKFEFLAFSSSQLRENSLWMFARTTTGVTADFIRAWMGDFSRIRNVAKYAARLGQSFGSSTETLSVSRDEIEIIPDAKVKHGATEYVFSDGIGKISLELARKVAKKCGYDSIPSAFQIRYGGYKGVVAVDPTSSVKLSLRKSMHKYESDNIKLDVLACSKVQPCYLNRQLITLLSTLGVKDGVFEKKQKEAVDQLNTILTDSTKAQEVLDLMSSGEVTNILKEMLICGYKPNVEPFLSMMLQTFRASKLLELRQKTRIFIPRGRAMMGVLDETRTLEYGEVFVKYSNNRFGNRSHVVIGKVVVAKNPCLYPGDVRVLNAVDVPALRHMVDCVVFPQKGRRPHPNECSGSDLDGDIYFVCWDSELVPPRTIDPMEYDTAQPIVLDHDVEIEEVEEYFTNYILNDSLGIIANAHTVHADKEPLKAMAEPCIKLAKLFSTAVDFPKTGIPAVIPRELFAKEYPDFMEKSDKTTYKSNNVIGTLFREIQEISTRDGSITSFTREVAKNSYDLDMEMDGFMDYVDDAFYHKSNYDYKLGNLMDYYGIKTESEILSGNIMKMSKSFTKRRDADAITMAVRSLRKEARSWFNEGGTSVDSGSDDAYAKASAWYYVTYHHSFYGLYNEGMNRDHFLSFPWCVYHLLVQIKKEKVRMRMHASMEQSFSRRLRLD, encoded by the exons ATGgttaaaagtaaaacaattgAGTTGTATGGATTCCCGTCTTCAGTGAACGTTTCTGATGTAAAGAGATATGTAGAGAAGCTTACTGGTGAAGGAAGTGTGGTTGCTATGAAGATTAGAGTTGGTAAAGGCCGGATTCCAAGAGCATTTGCAATTATTCAATTCACTACTGCAAGACATGCTACATTCATGATTGCCTTACCTATCAGAAGTTCATCAACATTGCGGTATGGGAGCTCCTATTTAAAAGTTCGGGAAATGGAAAGAGATATTGATCCAAATCCAAGGGTATTTCTGGACAGTTTGGATGATGTGAAGCTGTATTTTGGTTGTCAAATATCAAAGGAAAGATTCTCTGTATTATGGAGCAAGGCGGATGTTAGTGTAGATTTTGGGATTGGGATGAAAAAGTGGCGATTCTCTATGCTCCATGACGATAAGAAGTTCAAACTTGAGCTTTCATATGAGAATATTTGGAAGGTTGAGCTGCATCAACCACAGGGTAAAACTGCAAAGTATCTATTGATTCAG TTACTAGGTGCTCCTCGGGTTTATGAGCTTAATATTCCTAATTCAGATGTTGATGTATATAACATATACAATGATCCTTTGAAGAACTATAATAAGGATTCCCCTGATGACCAATGGATTCGTGCAATAGATTTCACTCCTTGCAGTTGTATTGGGCAGTCTTCTTCTATATGTGTAGAGCTTCCTAGTAACAGAGATTTTCCAAATTTTCGGGAAAACTGTGCTCATTATGAGGAAAGTGAGGGTCAATACACATTGCAGATCGGATCACCTTTTTCTTCCAATCCGGATGTTGTCCCTATGGTTGCTCCTCCTCAAGGAATTCGAATTCCATTTGACATCCTGTTTAAGGTCAATTCATTGGTTCAGCACGGGTGTGTTTCAGGTTCTGAACTCGATAATCATTTCTATCGTCTAGTGGATCCACTTAGAATAAACGTCGATTTTATCGAGCATGCCTTAGAGAAGATGTACTATGCAAAGGATTTCTGTTATGAACCAGTAAAATGGCTGAAAGATCAATACAGAATGTACCTTGGTGCAAAAGCTCCACCCCGCTCACCTACTATATCTTTGGATAATGGGTTGGTATACATTCGCAGGGCTCAGATAACACCATGCAAAGTATACTTTTGTGGTCCAGAGATTAATGTCTCGAATCGTGTTCTCCGTAATTTCCATGAACATATCGATAACTTTCTGCGTGTTTCATTTGTTGACGAGGAGTTGGATAATCTGTATTCAGCAGATTTATCTACACGTAATTCTGAGCGTGGGAGAACTGGGATATACTATAGAATTCTTTCCATCCTTATGAATGGCTTAGATATTGGTGGTAAGAAGTTCGAATTTCTAGCTTTCTCATCAAGTCAGTTGCGTGAAAATTCCCTATGGATGTTTGCTCGTACAACAACTGGAGTTACTGCAGATTTCATAAGGGCATGGATGGGAGATTTTAGCCGGATACGAAATGTGGCTAAATATGCTGCTAGACTCGGACAATCTTTTGGTTCGTCTACCGAAACTCTAAGTGTCAGCAGGGACGAAATTGAAATTATTCCTGACGCGAAGGTTAAACACGGTGCAACCGAATATGTCTTCTCTGATGGAATTGGGAAAATATCTCTTGAACTTGCACGGAAGGTGGCTAAAAAATGTGGGTATGATTCAATTCCATCCGCGTTTCAGATTCGATATGGCGGGTACAAAGGAGTTGTGGCTGTTGATCCAACCTCGTCTGTGAAGCTGTCACTGAGGAAGAGTATGCACAAGTATGAATCAGATAACATAAAATTGGATGTTTTGGCATGTAGTAAGGTTCAACCTTGTTATCTGAATCGGCAGTTGATCACTCTCTTATCCACTCTCGGTGTCAAGGACGGTGTTTTCGAGAAAAAACAGAAAGAAGCTGTTGATCAACTGAACACAATACTAACAGATTCGACGAAGGCACAGGAGGTTTTGGACTTGATGTCTTCCGGAGAGGTCACTAATATTCTGAAGGAGATGCTTATTTGTGGTTACAAGCCTAATGTTGAACCATTTCTTTCGATGATGCTGCAGACATTTAGGGCATCAAAACTTTTGGAATTGCGACAAAAAACTAGGATATTTATTCCAAGAGGAAGAGCTATGATGGGAGTTCTAGATGAAACAAGAACCCTAGAATATGGTGAAGTATTTGTTAAATATTCTAACAATAGGTTCGGCAATCGTTCTCATGTAGTTATTGGTAAGGTAGTCGTAGCAAAAAACCCCTGCTTGTACCCAGGCGATGTGCGTGTTTTAAACGCTGTGGATGTGCCAGCTTTGCGTCACATGGTGGATTGTGTTGTTTTTCCTCAAAAAGGTCGCAG GCCCCATCCAAATGAATGTTCTGGAAGCGATCTAGACGGGGACATCTACTTTGTTTGTTGGGATTCTGAATTGGTTCCACCTAGAACAATTGATCCAATGGAGTATGATACTGCACAACCTATTGTATTGGATCATGATGTGGAGATTGAG GAGGTGGAGGAGTATTTTACCAATTACATACTCAATGACAGTCTTGGAATAATTGCCAATGCACACACTGTCCATGCAGATAAAGAACCTCTTAAAGCAATGGCTGAGCCATGTATTAAGCTTGCGAAGCTATTCTCAACAGCAGTCGACTTTCCAAAAACTGGTATCCCAGCTGTTATACCTCGTGAACTTTTCGCCAAAGAATATCCTGATTTCATGGAGAAGTCTGACAAAACAACATACAAGTCGAATAATGTAATAGGAACACTTTTTAGGGAAATTCAAGAGATTTCGACAAGGGACGGCTCCATTACATCCTTCACACGCGAAGTGGCTAAAAATTCGTATGATCTTGACATGGAAATGGATGGCTTTATGGATTATGTCGACGATGCCTTTTATCACAAAAGCAATTATGACTACAAGTTGGGAAATCTGATGGACTACTATGGTATCAAAACCGAATCAGAAATCCTTAGTGGCAATATTATGAAAATGTCAAAATCTTTCACCAAAAGAAGGGATGCGGATGCGATTACTATGGCTGTAAGGTCCTTAAGGAAAGAGGCGAGGAGTTGGTTCAATGAAGGCGGCACCAGTGTAGATTCTGGAAGTGATGATGCATATGCAAAAGCTTCTGCTTGGTACTATGTTACTTACCATCACAGTTTCTATGGTTTGTACAATGAAGGTATGAATAGGGACCATTTTCTAAGCTTTCCATGGTGTGTTTACCATTTGCTTGTGCAAATCAAGAAGGAAAAAGTAAGGATGAGGATGCATGCTAGCATGGAACAAAGTTTCAGTCGTCGGTTGCGTCTTGATTGA
- the LOC123904705 gene encoding transcription factor bHLH121-like, which produces MNQWKPPPPSPPPLNSSKTPSSTASDSPTQHITNRSNRKDTVRKRSEMEGGDPTAARKVKKADREKIRRDRLNDSFHQMGRTLDPDRPQNDKATIMTETIQVLKDTTAKVDRLKTEHKSNSEESQELIQEINDLREETASLKSDVENINSQYQQIVRVMPPWTAIDHSVMMSSPYPYPVPIPIPPAPVSIHPPLQPFPYFVNQNPGHIPSLCSMYMPFSAPAIPPVEMPSAQYASTFHMFSRKESQSKSPGHKRRPNDADRCSVSPDVATELELKMPGSSTQQDCTSKGKKGKHSVMSDRIIIDESASSQDSPSQGLQDSSNSIGDTPKAVD; this is translated from the exons ATGAATCAATGGAagccaccaccaccatcaccgcCGCCGCTAAACTCGTCCAAAACTCCATCCTCTACGGCGTCAGATTCACCTACGCAACACATCACCAACCGCTCCAATCGCAAAGACACTGTCAG GAAGAGGAGTGAGATGGAAGGTGGAGATCCGACTGCTGCTAGAAAAGTTAAGAAGGCGGACCGTGAGAAGATCAGGAGGGATCGGTTGAATGATAGTTTTCATCAAATGGGAAGAACTTTAG ATCCTGATAGACCACAGAACGACAAGGCAACCATCATGACGGAGACAATCCAAGTGCTAAAGGACACAACAGCTAAAGTTGATAGACTGAAAACAGAACACAAATCAAATTCTGAAGAGTCACAAGAA CTAATACAAGAAATTAATGACCTCCGAGAAGAGACAGCATCTTTAAAATCCGACGTGGAAAATATTAATTCCCAGTATCAGCAGATAGTCAGAGTCATGCCACCATGGACTGCAATTGACCATTCTGTTATGATGAGTAGCCCTTATCCATATCCAGTTCCTATACCAATCCCGCCTGCACCGGTTTCCATTCACCCACCTCTGCAACCTTTCCCTTACTTTGTAAACCAAAATCCTGGTCATATTCCAAGTCTATGCTCAATGTATATGCCATTCTCGGCGCCGGCTATTCCCCCGGTTGAGATGCCATCAGCTCAGTATGCTTCTACATTCCACATGTTTAGTCGAAAAGAGTCTCAAAGCAAGTCACCGGGTCATAAAAGAAGACCTAATGATGCAGACAGATGTAGTGTGTCTCCTGATGTGGCAACAGAACTTGAACTTAAGATGCCTGGATCATCAACACAACAG GATTGCACATCTAAAGGAAAAAAGGGCAAGCATTCAGTGATGAGTGATAGAATCATCATCGATGAGAGTGCCTCGAGTCAGGATTCTCCATCTCAGGGACTTCAAGATAGCTCCAACAGCATTGGCGACACCCCAAAGGCCGTTGATTGA